The Alteromonas stellipolaris genome segment AGCGCGGCGCGGTATTTCGATTTAAAGCTCCCTTGGTTTATAGAAAATCAAATCAATGATGTTCTGAAGGCCAGAACTGAGAATCTGTTACCGAAAAGCTACCAGCCTTTTATCAAAATGTTTACTCGCTCAAAAGACTTACTTAAAGGGGAAGAAAAAGGACTTATTTGGCTTATCATCGACTTCTTTGCCGCTAAACTACCCAAGCCAGGATTTACCTATGGCCCGACTCCTATAGCGTCCTTCTTAACCACCTTCAATGCATCTATCACAACTAAAGAAAGTGCATTGACCGTGATGAAGCATTTATTCTTGGCCATGCATAATCCAAGGCGTTTGCTTTACTGCTCAGGATGGTTCACCAATAGCCGTAACCAACCGCGCTTTGAAGATTTGTTCACCCTCGTGGATAAAAAATTCTTGCTAAGGTTTGTTAACGTCACTAAAGGCTACACCAAAAATACACGTTTAAGTCGCTTGGAATATACCATTCATGTAGTGCGTCTTACGGATGATGAAATTAAGCAGTGTTTAGAACGAAGTGAGTTAATTCAGAAAGATATTCAATATGCTGAAGACAAGGTATTCATTGATTTAGGGGAAGCCATATTTGCCCGAGCGAAAGCCACAGCGAGACAATACTACCTCTAAACAACCTTTTATTGCACAATCCGTTGCTTTGTTCACGTTGGCCTTAGATTTATACAACGTGAGCGCTCCCTATGAAATTACACTCTATCCTTAAGCAGTCTATCGCCTTTGATGATTCTCACACTGTCAGATTGACAGAAATCATCGCCCCCAAGGCTTTTACCCAACTTAATACGCTGTTCAAGCGCTTGGATGGCAAATGGGATAGTAGTGCAAATGTGTTTCGATTCTCTCGAAATGCAGAGTCGCTGGTGGCGCGTATTCTAAACTTAGGCACTAGAGCAGTTAATGCCTTTCATTTGTATCCTAGCAATGACCATGTATTTAACTTCATGAAGGAATATACAGCCCTAAGTTACGTGGGGGCGGGGCGTAAAGAACCAATTAAGGTTTTAGAGCCTTCGATAGGGTTAGCGGATCTTGCGTTAAGGTTAAGAAAGTTTGCTGACGATGAAGGCCGACAGTTCGATATTAAAGGTTATGACATTGACCCTCTTAATGTGATGCTTTGTGAAGAAAATGGCTTTGATGTGGATTGCACTGACTTTTTAGATGTTCAGCCAGAACCTATCTACGACCTAGTAATAATGAATCCACCTTTTGATAAACCCCTTTTCATTGAGCACATTCGCCATGCACATAAATTTCTAACACCCACCGGAGAGTTAATTTCGGTTATTCCAGTTAATGAGAAACGGATCACCGACAGCGACTGGCTTTATGAGCGTATACGGCATTGTTGCCCAGAACAGCTAGAGGAGGGGAATTACCTTGCGAAAGACACATTCAAACACGTATTCATTGATACCACGGTAATAACCATGCACGCTGAGCCGCTTTATCAGCGCTCACTAAAATCCCCTCGCACGCATAGTAGTCAAATAGACCTATTTAATCTGTGTGTTGATAACGATGAACAGTGGCTGAGTGAAATGTCTGCCATAGCAAATCAACACGACAGCGAGGCTCAACAAAAGGTTATATTCGAAAATTGTGTTACCGATATGCTTACCAAGCATATCGGCTTGCACCCCCACTATCGTCAGGAGTTCGTGACCGAATTAACGACTTTATATGGGACGAAATCTAAGCCTTTACCTGCTTTCAGTATTCGTTCTTTACTCTTACCAGATGAATTCCCAGTGATGCAGGCACTTTAACGTGCTAATGCAGGTGGGTGACAACAGAATGTCACGAAATCCGGAAAGTCGTTGATTGGAAAAAGGTGATCACGCATGTTCATCAACTTGGTAAATCATAAGGAAACCGAGAACGATGAATCACGAAAAACACTTTACTTCATTAGCTGAAAGAATTTTTAACTGGCTTAAGATAAGTTCGATTGAAGATGCAGCCACCTACAAAAACGACTTGACTAAGCTAGGCAAAATGGCCGGCTACTTATCTTACTTCCTCATTGCTATTGGCGTCTTGGCGATTGTTAGTAATGTTGGGTTTGTGGGATTGATAATTACCCTTCTAGGTATCTATGTGTATTTTTTCAATACGAAAGCGTTTCCGGTACTGAGCTCGTTAGTAAAGAAAAAAATGGACGATTACGAACAGCAACAAAATGAAGCTGTAGAGCCAGCACCAGAGGCCAGTGCATAACGCCGTTTTTTTGCACAAGTGCTGCAAGGTGAGACAGTCGTAGTCAGAAGATAAATTCAAAACTCAGGAGTAATTATTATGAAAGCGTTATTTGATATTGGTTACAACAATGCAGCAGAGAAAATGCGTAGACACGACTTAAATGCAGTGGCTACATCTGAGCAGGCTATCAAAACTTGCAGTGAGCTAGATAAGTTTGATGCTTTTGTTCATGGGTTTTGGATGCGCCCAGGGGTATTAATCGGAATGGGGATTATCCTAAGCGTTTTAACGATGGGCTTACTGGCTGCATTACTAGTGCCGTTACTGTTTACGCCATTACTTTCTGCTTACCTTAAAGGGGTGGCTAAAGGCAGTCGTGATGTACTCTTAGAGCGCCTTTACAAAAAAGGGCTATCTGTCCCTAAAGAGTATGAATACGCACTCAATACACCGCAAAGAATCAAATTAATGTTAGACGCGGAAACCGCATAACATTTAGTAAAGTTTCCCCGAATAACATAAGCTCAGATAATCATCTGAGCTTTTTTTTGCGTCAAATCCTCATGCCTGCACTCTTTGTTTAGACCTATCATTTGGAGTTAAACATGATCACATATGAGTACATTGAACAGGAATATAACAAAGCCCTAGAACATGCCTATGGCCTAATCCCAGCGCGTAACTGGAGCAGCTTACCTACGTCACTGGTACTTACCGATAGCCCTAGAAGGCTTGGCATAGCCGACGAAAGGACAGGTGAGGTATCCATTAACGCCCGTTATAAGAACACCACTGCCTACACTAGCTTACGCAATACCATCTTTCACGAATTAGCCCATTTCTGTGTTGGCACTCATAACAATCATAATAAAGTGTTTAAGAGTGTGCTATCACGCTTTACAGCGCATTTCGAGGTAGACAGCAGCGAACTTCAACAGCTTATCAAACAGGTTGATTTCAAGTGGTTTGTGGTTGCCCATCTTGAAAATGGCCAAATTCATGAAATAGGGGGTGTTCACCGTAAAACCAAAATCTACGCCGAATACCCACACTACAGACCAAATGCAATACACACTATTAAAGGCGTTAAAGTATTACGCTACGAATACCGCCAAAATCGATAACTTGCCCCTCACGGGGCTTTTAGCCTTACTCGCTATCGCTATAACGGCTTATCGGATCAATGGACTCAAAGCGGCCTCACTTTTTCGTCGAAAAAAGCGAAACCTACCTTGATAGCGCACTACGCCACGAGGCGTTGTGCGCGTAGTGCTAACTTCTCTTCCAATGTCATCTTACCTACTTCACGTGTTACCGCGCTCGTTGTTAGCTTATTTAGCGCCTCTGCATAGCCCTTGAGTTGGCTCAATACCGTTCTTAACTCCAAGTTGATGGTTTGTAGCTGCTGGTGTCGAACGCTAGGCTTCGGGTTCCAGAAGTCGTACATGGGTGTTTCTATCTCTAGTCCAGTCGCCTTGATGAAAACGAGGTAGTCTTCCTTTGTGATTTTGTCGTTTTGTGAAAGTAGGTTCTCCAGCAACGTGGCCGTGTTCTGCCATGTCTGGATTTGCCCGTTAACGACTCCTACAAGACCCGTAAGCTTATCTTGAACGAGATTGGCAGCTTGGGTAAGCAAGCTAGGATTATCCCTTACCGTGGTCAACATAGAGCGCGTCAGCAATCGCTTAAGTAAATCTTTGGTGGTCGTAACACCTTCAAGGTTCAGTGACAGAGCAAAGCGAGAAGTGTCAGCTTGCTGCTTGCTACCCACATCCGCAGTGTGAAAGCGTACTTTCAGTGCATCACTAAAACGGGCACCAAGTGAGGTAGTAACCTGCTTACTCAGCGCGTCACTAAATAGGCCAAGGTTGTTTTCCAGCGCTTTGAGTGACGTTAGGTTAACCCGACTGTTACTCGCTTTTCTCACGGTACGCTTGGTATTGCGGTGCTTGCGTATAACTGAAAGTACCGCAATCTTATCCTGACGATGTTGTGCCATCGTGATGGCTTTAGGGTGCTCTGCTACGGCTGCTAAATGTTGGCTTTGAAACTCGAACAAACCCATATCATTGAAGATGTGGGTACGATGTAACACCGCACGTAGTTGACCCCAGTAGCGCTTAGAAATACTGACTATTCCTTGCTGTAGCAACCATTCGGCTACATGCGTACCGCCATATGAATTTACAGTGCCACCACGCTTTAACTGAATCGTTACCCAATCATCATGCATCGTTCTAGCTGCCTTATCTGCGCCTACAGCCTTAGCCATAGACAAGTGTTTTTCTACAATTTCAATGTTCTCCAATACCGATTCACTGTCAAATAAGAGGCGGTCGGTAGTGGTGATATGCTTCTCTGTAAAAGTCTGAAAATCAGTATCAAAGAAACTGATAGCCTCTTCCCTTGCTAGGGTAGGCTTATCGTCTAAACGAAAGGTAGGGAACGCCAAGCGTGTATTACCTTTGAGGTACTTACCGCCGATCATTTTAGTTACGCGTCGAGTAAAGCGGTTTGGCACTACGACTGCACGTTCTGACTCGCTGAAACCAGCCGCAAGCGAAACAGGACGTAGGTGCTTCACGTTCAATGTCTCAGTGAACACACCGTTAAGTTGTTTCGCCAACTCTTGCGCTGATAAGTCTGTGTCCTGCACGGCTAAATCCGCGTTGTTTTGTAGTGTCTCCAAGATACTGTCGTGCAGTAATCCAGTACTGTGAGTAGTAAGGCTTTTTCCTTGCAGCTTCATGCCCCCAATTTTATGGCTGATAGTTAGCCCACCATGCTCAGTCACTTTGGCTTCTTGTATATAGGTCACAGAGAGCGGTGCTAGGTACTTTGCGCGGGTGGTAACGCTGCAATTGCTGTCGGCATCAAACAAGTCGCTGATGTCGTTTGGGCGGCTCCAGTAACTTAGCAACGGTTGATGAGATAGTGCGTGTTGCTGGGCATCTTCATGCTTGAAGATAGGCATCATAACGGCTTCTGGGAGATTGGTATCCATGGAAATAGTACCGCCTTGTGCTTCATACTCGCTGTTGAGCAAAGGGTAGGGCATACGGCTTTTTCCTGCTAGGGTATCTTGCCATATCGCCAAAGGGCGGAAAGGCGCAGCGCCGATTCCATCAATGCTCCAACGAAATGATAGTAGCCATGCATGCTTCTCAGAAAACAGGGTATTTAGGCACGTTGGATCTTGCGCACACTCCTTATACATCTCTAAGTAGGCTGCTTTGGTCTTTGGGGCGATGTTCACATCATTGAAGATGTCAGCATAGCCCACATGCTCCATTTCGCGTCCTTGTTCGACTAAATCTGCAAACTCTTTGGCCTTATGAATCGCATCAACACTAAGTTGTGAAGCGAAGCGAACGGCCCCTTCAAGGTACTGAGGGCGAAGGGTGTTGGGTTGCAATGCGACACGATGGAAGCCGATAGGATCGTGAGAACGCGCATGAAAGGCCCGAGCATCTACATCGCAACTCAAGCGGAACAACCAGTCTCTAACACGTAATACGTCTTCCACACCAAGGACTTTCCAGCGCGGATAGGCGGTAAGGGCTGTAGATGACTTATCGGTCTTTGCGACCATCGTACAACAAATATAGCCGTAATAAATATAATTTAGAATTTCATTCAAAACCAAGTATAGATTGAATTTTTTACTTTTCTAAAAACTCTTAGTTTTGTGACTTTCGTCAGCGTTTTAGTAGTGAAAATCAAAGATTAGTTCTAAATTTTTTAGGACTTCTTATTGCCATCCAACGCCTAACATCGCAACTACTCGAGCATTGAGTTATGTTCAAGTTTTGTTCTTTGTGCCGCTTAAAGACTTTTGAAGTAATGATAGCCCCTCGTGTGGGTCGGCTTCTAAAATACTACAAAGCTCGATAAACTCGACTAATTCAACCTTCCTCCTAGACTGTTCAATTTTTCCCAGTACTGAATGATGTCTACCCCATAAAGCAGAGACATCACGCAATGATAATCCTTGGGCTTCCCTATTCATCTTTAACCACTTTCTTAAAGCGTCATAGTGAGCTGTATAAACTGATGTTTTCATTGTCTCGATGTTAGAGACAAAGTACCATGTCGCGAAAAACGAGACGGTTGTTAAAAAAATATCTGATATGCCTAAAAAATATGACCACTTTGAATTGCTTCAATTTCTCGAAGAGTTGAAGCTTCCAACATTTACAGTAACTGAAATCACAAATCAGCTAATGCTTAGAAAGCATCTCAAGTTTGAACACAAGAAAAACGCTCGACAATTTGTTTACCGTCGACTTAAAGATCTATGTGTTACTGGTGAAATCAAAAGAATGTCTTCACCGAAAGATAAAGCCATTACTTACTCTCTAAATGAATCAACTCAACTAGCCAAAACAACTGATGTACATTCTTCATTATCGGTGAAAAAAACGTCAGCAGATCACTTGAGAATGCATTAATAGACAAAATCAAAGAATGTAAATCAGACATGCTTAACTGCATTGGAGAGGCTGAAGCAATGAAAGAGTGGGCTAAAATTGCGATTGATTTACCTGACGAAATGCGGAATCGATACCGTCTAGCAAGAGAAAAGTCTGCTATTTTGCTTGGAAAGCTGAGTA includes the following:
- a CDS encoding helix-turn-helix transcriptional regulator yields the protein MNREAQGLSLRDVSALWGRHHSVLGKIEQSRRKVELVEFIELCSILEADPHEGLSLLQKSLSGTKNKT